A DNA window from Paraburkholderia sp. IMGN_8 contains the following coding sequences:
- a CDS encoding LysR family transcriptional regulator — protein MIDRITAMRTFIRIVDTNSFTRAAESLNIPRATATTIVQNLEAMLGTALLTRTTRRLSITPEGAAYYERCAQILADIDEMEASLRHATDNLTGRLRIEMPGAVASVLVLPALEDFHARFPNLDLAIGISNRAVDLIAEAVDCSIQLGELPDSNLIARQLGTLEHVTCASPAYLARHGTPLNLSDLTEHVAVNCMSPHTGREVDFDFEVDGEAQNVKVKGFVKVSDEQAYLTCGLQGLGLIQPARIAAQPYLDSGQLREVLPQWKPVPMPVSVAYVKNRRVSPRVRAFVDWLAELFEQAEHVDQDLSRVRQLLRGLHPA, from the coding sequence GTGATTGACAGAATAACTGCAATGCGCACCTTCATCCGTATCGTGGATACAAACAGCTTCACCCGCGCAGCGGAGTCCTTAAACATCCCGAGGGCGACGGCGACAACGATCGTCCAGAACCTGGAAGCAATGTTAGGCACCGCCCTACTAACCCGTACGACGCGACGCCTGAGCATCACCCCGGAGGGCGCCGCCTACTACGAACGTTGTGCGCAAATCCTCGCCGACATCGACGAAATGGAAGCAAGCCTCCGTCATGCAACGGACAACCTGACCGGTCGTCTGCGCATTGAAATGCCCGGTGCAGTGGCAAGCGTCCTCGTCCTCCCGGCGCTGGAGGACTTCCACGCGCGCTTCCCTAACCTCGATCTGGCCATCGGCATCAGCAACCGCGCAGTGGATCTAATAGCAGAAGCGGTCGACTGCAGTATCCAGCTAGGCGAATTGCCAGATTCGAACCTGATCGCGCGACAGCTGGGAACCCTCGAGCACGTGACATGCGCAAGCCCCGCCTATCTGGCGCGTCACGGCACGCCGCTGAATCTCAGCGACTTGACAGAACACGTCGCGGTAAATTGCATGTCGCCACACACCGGCCGCGAAGTGGACTTCGACTTCGAAGTGGATGGCGAAGCGCAGAATGTAAAGGTAAAGGGCTTCGTCAAAGTCAGCGACGAGCAGGCCTATCTGACCTGCGGCCTGCAAGGCCTGGGCCTGATACAACCCGCGCGAATCGCCGCTCAGCCCTACCTCGACTCGGGACAGTTGCGCGAAGTGCTGCCGCAATGGAAACCGGTGCCCATGCCGGTCTCGGTCGCGTATGTGAAGAATCGCCGCGTGTCGCCGCGCGTGCGGGCCTTTGTCGACTGGCTCGCAGAACTGTTCGAGCAAGCCGAGCACGTCGATCAGGACCTCTCGCGCGTCCGTCAGTTGTTGCGCGGCCTGCATCCCGCTTAA